TCGGTTTCCTGATCATGCTGTTCTGCACATTTATCTCGGTGAACAAATTCCTGAGAATGACAGCTGGAGAACTGTATAAGATTTGAACAATAAAACAATCAAAAATATGAACAAGCAGAATCTTGCCTTTGGGCGAATGAACTTTATCCTGCTGGCAGCAGGAATGATTGTTGTCATCATCGGATTTATCCTGATGGGAGGCGACGGTTCTACCGACACGGCCTACAATCCCGACATTTTCAGTGTGCGCCGCACCAAGGTGGCCCCTATTGTGTGTCTAATCGGTTTTGTATCGATGATTTACGCCGTAGTTTACAAACCTAAAGATAAGGAGAATACGAAATAATGGACTGGATTGAAACCGTTATCATAGCCATCGTTGAAGGACTGACAGAATTTCTGCCCGTATCATCAACTGGCCATATGATTATTACCCAGAACCTGCTGGGTGTAGAGAGCACGCCTTTTGTTAAGGCTTTCACCATTATTATTCAGTTTGGCGCCATTCTATCGGTGGTATGCCTATACTGGAAACGCTTTTTCCGTTTGAACCACGAGCCGGCACCTGAAGGCAGCACACCTTTGCAAGCTTTCATGCACAAGTGGAATTTCTACTGGAAACTGTTTATAGCCTTCCTCCCAGCAGTGGTGTTCGGATTCCTGGGCAAGATGGGCGGACTCATCGACCGTTTCCTGGAGAGTGTTGAGGTGGTGGCCGTAATGCTGGTTGTAGGTGGTATCTTCATGCTGTTCTGTGACCGCCTATTTAATAAAGGTAGTGAGAAGACAGAACTGACCGAGCGCCGCGCATTCCATATCGGTTTGTTCCAGTGCATCGCCATGATTCCCGGCGTTTCGCGCTCCATGGCCACGATAGTAGGCGGTATGGCCCAAGGACTTACCCGCCGTGCAGCAGCCGAATTCTCGTTCTTCCTGGCAGTGCCCACCATGGCAGCTGCTACGGCATTGGACTTCCTTCAGCTGTTCTTCGGAGACGGAGCAGATGCCAGTTGGGCAACAAGCGACAACCTGCTGATGCTTGGGTTGGGCTGCGTGGTAGCCTTTATCGTGGCACTGTTGGCTATGAAATGGTTCGTCGCTTTCCTGACAAAATACGGCTTTAAGGCATTTGGTATCTACCGCATCATCGTTGGCAGCATCATTATCTATCTGCTGATGACAGGGCATTCACTCGCAATGGTTGACTAAATGAACTTTCAAGAAGGCGAATTCATCTATATCAACAAGCCCTATCGCATGTCGTCATTCGGTGCGCTGGCCTATGTCCGCACCCGACTGTCACGACTGCTGCATGTGAAGCGACTGAAAACTGGGCATGCGGGCACTCTTGACCCACTGGCCACAGGAGTACTGATACTCTGCACAGGCAAGGCTACAAAGAAAATAGAGAGTCTGCAACTGCAGGACAAGGAATATACGGCCACACTGCAACTGGGAGCCACCACACCCTCGTTCGACAAGGAACATACGGTGGATATGACCTATCCCACGCACCATATCACC
The sequence above is a segment of the Prevotella sp. E9-3 genome. Coding sequences within it:
- a CDS encoding DUF3098 domain-containing protein, with the translated sequence MNKQNLAFGRMNFILLAAGMIVVIIGFILMGGDGSTDTAYNPDIFSVRRTKVAPIVCLIGFVSMIYAVVYKPKDKENTK
- a CDS encoding undecaprenyl-diphosphate phosphatase, with protein sequence MDWIETVIIAIVEGLTEFLPVSSTGHMIITQNLLGVESTPFVKAFTIIIQFGAILSVVCLYWKRFFRLNHEPAPEGSTPLQAFMHKWNFYWKLFIAFLPAVVFGFLGKMGGLIDRFLESVEVVAVMLVVGGIFMLFCDRLFNKGSEKTELTERRAFHIGLFQCIAMIPGVSRSMATIVGGMAQGLTRRAAAEFSFFLAVPTMAAATALDFLQLFFGDGADASWATSDNLLMLGLGCVVAFIVALLAMKWFVAFLTKYGFKAFGIYRIIVGSIIIYLLMTGHSLAMVD